Proteins encoded by one window of Candidatus Obscuribacterales bacterium:
- a CDS encoding tetratricopeptide repeat protein encodes MSFSSSDHLQTALQHHQAGRWHEAAQLYRQVLAQHPSHTEALKLLGTLAEQTQDLPLALNAYQEAIAAEPTQIHLYLSLGRLYHRHHQISEAIAVYQQALDRGVASATLQAQLAAALDDQQDYAAAARHYQKAIALDPQDALLHHNLGTVCHKQQDLPQAIQHYHKAIALKADYAKAHLNLGTALQQLGETHQAIAAYEQAIALDPSLALAYDALGSIYLALGDLSRAVDHYRQAIALQPNHADTHVNLAMALLRSGDLAAGFAEYEWRRRDRLLPEPRWDGSPLQGQIILLHAEQGFGDAIQFIRYVSAVVQRDGRVWVGCPSPLVRLFQAVPGVEMAGSAIDAGQVQQHAALMSLPHLLGTTLETIPAPIPYIDLAHLWDTRAQAIASRIANSAAQFPNHRRIGLVWAGSAGNPDDQYRTCPAALLQPLLTQPNCLFYSLQVGDRRSELATLAPQGEVLDLGDDLQDFADTAIAISQLDGVITVDTAVAHLTGALGKPVWILLSTQPDWRWLDERQDSPWYPTARLFRQPQPGDWSTVIANVGRAIAQGGLPRSSKPSADPSPDQPVEPHLSVIQQGFVHHQAGRLEQAAPFYQSILQQDPDHMEALQLLGTLVCQQQRYAEGADYLRRALALKPTYAEGYYNLGSALQNLEQSEEAIAAFQQAIALRPDYPEAHLNLGTIYKRLQQHAEAAEQFQQAIALRPDYAKAWRSLGSVLRIQSRCEEAIPCYERALAIDPTYAHAYSSWGYLLTEMGQLPAAMEKYEQAIALDPDHVDAQFGRAALHLRMGNFLEGFAGYEWRWKYDYCPPRDFSQPLWTGDRFAGKTLLLHDEQGLGDAIQAMRFVPLVIALGGRVVLECRDVLMRLFQTVPGVDQWVIRGEPLPEFDCHAPLMSLPWLLQITLDTLPNQVPYLSIPPTTQLSLPVAPPGIRKLGIVWAANPVNKTGSKRSCPLDHWQAIAQQPGLQLYSLQKDPNPEDQAWLQAHGVIDLSGALSDLAETAAAIAQLDLVITVDTAVAHLSGALGQPTWILLPVMADWRWMGDRSDSPWYPTARLFRQTASGDWSPVMAAIAAALANPSSLASPSTPTVELAQRRSAAAASTQRSPASDRPSRSSLLKTAVAQHQAGQLEAAKALYEQLRDRYPQDGNAMHLLGVIAYQSGDLEEAIALYQQALARLPHYAELHNNLAVALDKAGQTEQAQGHYQQAIALKPDYAEAWHNLGTLYQGQDRIDDAIQQYQQAIALRPNYADGYNSWGSALKRGDRLEEALNYYNQALTLEPDHLEARCGRAAVLLKLGQFTQGWEDYEWRWQHPDCPPRQFQQPMWTGGEVRGTLLLYTEQGLGDAIQMVRYLPQVQARCDRLWIECHQPGLGRLFRTLAASLGGDIQVFELGQVPDGVDYQAPFMSLPRIFGTTLETIPAACPYLLPPPETLRPLPAHDPRRANIGLVWTANRLSKTGEQRSCSLDALKPLLSLKSVKFYSLQKDVLPEEQAVLDRAGVISLGSQFTDLADTAGAIAQLDLVITVDTVIAHLAGALGKPTWVLLHLSCDWRWLSDRPDSPWYPTLRLFRQTQANTWQPVIAQLLTQLQEHYPMATPAPTPTKHILGVGWPMGLMTGWGNFGINLVLQLQQMPDFAPVLLAKSEAIDQLNPLHRSLLAPIVAEYQRLQALLDANPGKQLQLNVPVLHALGNGLQGGLMPKLRGDRNLGVVFLEDTHLPPEAIARGRQYELMIAGSQWNETVLRAAGLDHAYASPQGIDPTRFHPGPKSGLLGDRFVIFSGGKLEYRKGQDIVVAAVRRFVEHHPDTLLLTAWHNFWPQFMQGIDRSHVQGLPAIDAQRRLQVKPWLAANGIPPQQVMDIGPIPNYLMGEVIREADVAIFPNRGEGGTNLAAMECLACGIPTILSANTGHLDIIGKHCYPLRHQAPVQPIAPFVGVEGWGESDVDEIVEALEQIYSDRATARQKGQAAAEFMQDWTWAKQVRRMVDRLHQTGLL; translated from the coding sequence ATGTCTTTTTCCAGCTCTGATCACCTACAAACTGCCCTCCAACACCACCAAGCCGGTCGATGGCATGAGGCAGCTCAGCTCTATCGTCAGGTGTTAGCCCAACATCCTAGCCATACCGAGGCCCTGAAGCTCTTAGGCACCTTAGCGGAGCAAACCCAGGATCTGCCGCTAGCCCTCAACGCCTACCAAGAGGCGATCGCTGCCGAGCCTACCCAGATCCATCTCTATCTCTCCCTAGGCCGTCTTTATCATCGACACCATCAAATCAGCGAGGCGATCGCAGTTTATCAGCAAGCTCTAGACCGCGGCGTAGCCTCCGCCACCCTGCAAGCGCAACTGGCCGCCGCCTTGGATGACCAGCAGGACTATGCCGCCGCCGCCCGGCACTACCAAAAGGCGATCGCCCTCGACCCGCAAGATGCCCTGCTGCACCACAACCTCGGCACCGTCTGCCATAAGCAACAGGATCTGCCCCAGGCGATCCAGCACTACCACAAGGCGATCGCCCTCAAGGCTGACTATGCCAAGGCTCATCTCAACCTAGGCACGGCTCTGCAGCAGCTAGGAGAAACCCACCAAGCGATCGCCGCCTATGAGCAAGCGATCGCCCTCGATCCTAGCCTGGCCCTGGCTTACGACGCCCTGGGCTCCATCTACCTAGCCCTGGGAGATCTATCCCGCGCTGTTGACCACTACCGACAAGCGATCGCCCTACAGCCCAACCATGCTGATACCCACGTCAACCTGGCCATGGCACTGCTGCGATCGGGAGACTTGGCTGCCGGATTTGCGGAGTATGAATGGCGACGGCGAGACCGGCTTCTCCCGGAACCCAGATGGGACGGCAGCCCCCTCCAGGGACAAATTATTTTGCTGCACGCCGAGCAAGGCTTTGGTGATGCCATCCAGTTCATCCGCTACGTATCAGCGGTGGTGCAGCGGGATGGGCGGGTGTGGGTGGGCTGTCCGTCGCCGTTGGTGCGCCTATTTCAAGCTGTGCCCGGTGTGGAAATGGCAGGCAGCGCCATCGATGCTGGCCAGGTACAGCAGCACGCCGCCCTGATGAGCCTGCCCCATCTGTTGGGCACCACCCTAGAGACGATTCCCGCGCCCATTCCCTACATCGATCTAGCCCATCTTTGGGACACCCGCGCCCAAGCGATCGCCTCCCGCATCGCCAACAGTGCGGCACAGTTCCCCAACCATCGCCGCATCGGTTTAGTGTGGGCGGGCAGTGCTGGCAACCCAGATGATCAATACCGCACCTGCCCTGCGGCGCTCTTGCAGCCACTGCTGACTCAGCCCAACTGTCTATTTTATAGTCTGCAAGTGGGCGATCGCCGCTCAGAGCTAGCCACCCTCGCTCCCCAGGGTGAGGTGCTGGACTTGGGCGATGATTTGCAGGACTTTGCCGATACAGCGATCGCCATCAGTCAACTTGACGGGGTGATCACCGTCGATACAGCCGTGGCCCATTTGACCGGAGCCCTAGGGAAACCGGTGTGGATTTTGCTATCGACCCAGCCGGACTGGCGCTGGTTGGATGAGCGTCAGGATAGCCCTTGGTATCCTACAGCGCGCTTGTTTCGCCAGCCCCAACCCGGTGATTGGTCAACGGTGATTGCAAACGTGGGCAGGGCGATCGCCCAGGGAGGCTTGCCCCGCAGTTCCAAGCCGTCTGCGGATCCCAGTCCAGACCAGCCCGTCGAGCCTCACCTGTCTGTAATCCAACAGGGCTTTGTCCATCATCAAGCCGGTCGCTTGGAGCAAGCCGCACCGTTCTACCAAAGCATTTTGCAGCAAGACCCCGATCACATGGAGGCGCTGCAACTGCTGGGGACTTTAGTGTGCCAACAGCAGCGCTATGCCGAGGGCGCAGACTATTTGCGGCGGGCTCTGGCGCTCAAGCCCACCTATGCCGAGGGCTACTATAACCTGGGCTCGGCCCTGCAAAACCTAGAGCAATCCGAGGAAGCGATCGCTGCCTTTCAACAGGCGATCGCCCTGCGGCCAGACTATCCCGAAGCCCATTTGAACCTAGGCACGATCTACAAGCGTCTTCAGCAGCATGCCGAAGCGGCCGAGCAGTTTCAGCAAGCGATCGCCCTGCGACCAGACTATGCGAAAGCCTGGCGCAGCCTCGGCTCCGTGCTCCGCATCCAGAGCCGCTGCGAGGAGGCCATTCCCTGCTACGAGCGGGCGCTGGCCATCGATCCCACCTATGCCCATGCCTACAGCAGTTGGGGCTATTTGCTGACTGAAATGGGGCAATTGCCCGCCGCGATGGAGAAATATGAACAGGCGATCGCCCTTGATCCTGACCATGTGGATGCCCAGTTTGGTCGCGCTGCCCTGCACCTGCGCATGGGCAATTTCCTAGAAGGCTTTGCGGGCTATGAATGGCGCTGGAAGTATGACTATTGCCCACCTCGGGATTTTTCCCAGCCCCTATGGACAGGCGATCGCTTTGCGGGAAAAACCCTCTTGCTCCACGATGAACAGGGCTTGGGCGATGCCATTCAGGCGATGCGCTTTGTGCCCTTGGTGATCGCTCTGGGAGGACGGGTGGTGCTGGAGTGCCGAGACGTGTTGATGCGTCTTTTTCAAACTGTGCCAGGCGTTGACCAGTGGGTGATCCGGGGTGAACCCCTGCCCGAGTTTGACTGCCATGCACCCCTGATGAGTTTGCCGTGGTTACTGCAGATCACCCTGGATACCTTACCCAACCAAGTGCCCTACCTATCGATCCCCCCCACGACCCAGCTCAGCCTGCCCGTCGCGCCCCCCGGCATCCGCAAGCTAGGCATCGTCTGGGCCGCTAATCCGGTGAACAAAACCGGCAGTAAGCGTTCCTGCCCCCTCGACCATTGGCAGGCGATCGCCCAGCAGCCTGGACTACAGCTCTACAGTTTGCAAAAAGATCCCAATCCCGAGGATCAAGCCTGGCTGCAAGCCCATGGTGTCATTGATCTGAGTGGGGCGCTCAGCGACTTGGCAGAAACGGCCGCCGCGATCGCCCAGTTAGATCTGGTGATTACCGTCGATACCGCCGTAGCCCACCTGAGCGGAGCCCTGGGGCAGCCCACTTGGATTCTACTGCCCGTCATGGCCGACTGGCGCTGGATGGGCGATCGCTCCGACAGCCCCTGGTATCCCACCGCTCGCCTCTTCCGCCAAACCGCCTCAGGAGATTGGTCGCCGGTCATGGCAGCGATCGCCGCCGCCCTGGCCAACCCATCCTCCCTGGCTTCACCGTCCACACCCACTGTAGAACTAGCCCAGCGTCGGTCAGCCGCTGCAGCCTCGACCCAGCGATCCCCCGCCAGCGATCGCCCCTCCCGGTCATCACTCCTCAAAACCGCCGTCGCCCAGCACCAAGCCGGTCAGCTAGAGGCCGCCAAAGCCCTGTACGAACAACTCCGCGATCGCTATCCCCAAGACGGCAACGCCATGCATCTCCTAGGGGTGATTGCCTACCAATCCGGTGATCTAGAGGAGGCGATCGCTCTCTATCAGCAAGCCCTAGCCCGCCTGCCCCACTATGCCGAACTGCACAATAACCTAGCCGTCGCCCTCGACAAAGCTGGACAGACAGAGCAAGCCCAAGGGCACTATCAACAAGCGATCGCCCTCAAGCCCGACTATGCCGAAGCCTGGCACAACCTCGGCACCCTCTACCAAGGACAAGACCGCATCGACGATGCCATTCAGCAGTATCAACAAGCGATCGCCCTCAGGCCCAACTATGCCGACGGCTACAACAGTTGGGGCAGCGCCCTCAAACGGGGCGATCGCCTAGAGGAAGCCCTCAACTACTACAACCAGGCCCTGACCTTGGAACCCGATCACCTAGAAGCGCGCTGTGGCCGGGCCGCCGTCTTGCTCAAACTAGGCCAGTTCACCCAGGGCTGGGAGGACTACGAATGGCGCTGGCAGCACCCCGACTGTCCGCCCCGGCAGTTCCAGCAACCCATGTGGACGGGAGGCGAGGTGCGCGGAACCCTGTTGCTTTATACCGAACAGGGGCTAGGAGACGCCATCCAAATGGTGCGCTATCTCCCCCAGGTGCAAGCCAGGTGCGATCGCCTGTGGATTGAATGCCATCAGCCGGGTTTAGGACGTCTATTCCGCACCCTAGCCGCCAGCCTTGGGGGAGATATTCAGGTGTTTGAACTCGGTCAGGTACCGGACGGCGTGGACTACCAAGCGCCTTTCATGAGCCTGCCCCGCATCTTCGGCACCACCCTAGAGACCATTCCCGCCGCCTGCCCCTATCTGCTGCCCCCCCCGGAAACTCTACGTCCCCTGCCTGCTCACGATCCCCGTCGTGCCAACATTGGGCTCGTGTGGACAGCCAACCGCCTGAGCAAAACCGGAGAGCAGCGTTCCTGTTCTCTAGATGCCCTGAAACCCTTACTCTCCCTGAAATCCGTAAAATTCTACAGCCTGCAAAAAGACGTCTTACCCGAGGAACAGGCTGTCCTCGACCGGGCAGGGGTGATCAGCCTGGGCTCCCAGTTCACCGACCTGGCCGACACCGCCGGAGCGATCGCCCAGCTCGATCTGGTGATCACTGTCGATACCGTGATTGCCCATCTAGCCGGTGCCCTAGGCAAACCTACCTGGGTACTCCTCCACCTCTCCTGCGACTGGCGCTGGTTGAGCGATCGCCCCGATAGCCCCTGGTATCCCACCCTGCGTCTCTTCCGCCAGACCCAGGCGAATACCTGGCAACCCGTGATCGCCCAACTCCTCACCCAGCTTCAGGAGCACTACCCGATGGCAACGCCCGCCCCCACGCCTACCAAACACATCCTGGGCGTAGGCTGGCCCATGGGCCTGATGACCGGCTGGGGAAATTTTGGTATCAACCTCGTCCTTCAGCTTCAGCAGATGCCCGACTTCGCGCCCGTGCTGTTGGCCAAATCCGAAGCCATCGATCAGCTCAATCCCCTACACCGATCGCTCCTAGCGCCGATCGTTGCGGAATACCAACGTCTGCAAGCGCTCCTAGATGCCAACCCCGGTAAACAGCTCCAGCTCAATGTGCCGGTACTCCATGCCCTAGGCAATGGCCTCCAAGGCGGACTCATGCCCAAGCTGCGGGGCGATCGCAATCTGGGGGTAGTTTTCCTCGAAGATACCCATCTACCACCAGAGGCGATCGCTCGGGGTCGTCAGTACGAGCTAATGATCGCCGGCTCCCAATGGAACGAAACGGTCTTGCGGGCAGCGGGCTTGGATCACGCCTATGCCTCTCCCCAGGGCATCGACCCTACCCGTTTCCATCCAGGGCCAAAATCAGGGCTCTTGGGCGATCGCTTCGTGATTTTCTCCGGTGGCAAGCTGGAATATCGCAAAGGGCAGGATATTGTGGTGGCGGCCGTGCGCCGCTTCGTGGAACACCATCCCGACACCCTCCTGCTCACCGCCTGGCATAATTTTTGGCCCCAGTTCATGCAGGGCATAGACCGCAGTCATGTGCAGGGTCTACCGGCGATCGATGCCCAGCGCCGCCTTCAGGTTAAACCTTGGTTGGCCGCCAACGGCATTCCTCCCCAACAGGTCATGGATATTGGCCCCATTCCCAACTACCTGATGGGGGAAGTGATTCGAGAAGCCGATGTCGCCATTTTTCCCAATCGGGGGGAAGGCGGCACCAACCTAGCAGCCATGGAGTGCCTGGCCTGCGGCATTCCCACGATTCTTTCCGCCAACACCGGCCATTTGGATATCATCGGCAAGCATTGTTATCCCTTACGTCACCAAGCCCCCGTGCAGCCCATCGCGCCGTTTGTGGGGGTTGAGGGCTGGGGTGAATCCGATGTGGATGAGATCGTGGAGGCGTTGGAACAGATCTATAGCGATCGCGCCACGGCCCGCCAGAAAGGACAAGCCGCCGCTGAGTTTATGCAGGACTGGACATGGGCCAAGCAAGTGCGTCGCATGGTTGATCGTTTACATCAAACAGGACTGCTCTGA
- the dps gene encoding DNA starvation/stationary phase protection protein Dps → MTATTSRAATGRFYPTRIDLAMEVRSQVADLLNKTLAATLDLKTQTKQAHWNVKGMDFYQLHELFDEMAGELNEYVDMVAERITALGGTALGTARMAASNSILPEYPTEIVEGVEHVTALAERFALYAAHVREAIDVTDNAGDADTADLYTEISRTIDKRLWFLEAHLVNKGSLA, encoded by the coding sequence ATGACAGCTACGACTTCTCGCGCAGCAACTGGACGTTTTTATCCCACTCGGATCGATCTGGCTATGGAGGTGCGATCGCAGGTTGCAGACTTGCTGAACAAAACTCTGGCTGCCACCTTGGATCTGAAAACCCAAACCAAGCAAGCCCACTGGAACGTCAAAGGCATGGACTTCTATCAACTCCATGAACTGTTTGATGAAATGGCAGGCGAGTTGAACGAGTATGTGGACATGGTGGCCGAGCGGATCACGGCCTTAGGTGGCACCGCCTTGGGCACCGCCCGCATGGCGGCTAGCAACTCCATTCTGCCTGAATATCCTACCGAGATTGTTGAAGGCGTTGAGCACGTGACGGCATTGGCTGAACGATTTGCGCTCTATGCCGCCCATGTGCGGGAAGCGATCGATGTCACCGACAATGCCGGTGATGCCGACACCGCCGATCTCTATACCGAAATCTCCCGCACCATCGACAAGCGCCTCTGGTTCCTCGAAGCCCATTTGGTGAACAAGGGTAGTCTTGCCTAG